AACACCTTGGCCTTGTTGCTCACGACGCCGCTGGGCGAAGAACGCATCGCGGCGGGCAAGCTCGCTTCGGTCTTGGGCGTGATTGCGTTGATATTGTTCGCGACCTATCCGCTCATTGCGGTATGTCTGGCGCGCGGCGGGGTGGCGCCGTGGGAGGTCTTGTTGGCAGGCGTGGGCGCCTTGACCGGCGCGTTTATCATTTCGTCGTTCGCGCTGTATTTTTCTCTGATCGCCAAGACTCTGTTTCGCGCCGTAATGTTGACTCAGATGAGTTTGTTAACGATTTACATCGGCGGAATGTTTTTCACATTCATGCTTCTCAGCGCAGTCGTTCTTGTCCTCTCGCTGATTAGCATGGCTGTCCCCGGGATACAAGCGACCTTCGCCGTAATCGCTGTCGTCGCCGCAGTCTGCATCATCATCCCCTTCACGCTGTTGATTCCCCTGGGGATGTTTAAACTCACGGCGTCTAAATTGCGCTCGATTGGGGGCGACTTGGCCAATTCCAAAGGCTACGACCAAGAAGTCGCGTTTCAGTTTGGACAAGACGTGGTCTCGGAACCCATCGGAACGCCGCGCTCAAAATGGAACGTCCCCGACAACGCCAACGCGTTTTATTGGCGCGAAAAAATGAGCAACGCGGTGTCATCGCCGTTTTTGGCGATGCCGTCGTGGTACATCGTCGCCATTTTGGTCTATCACCTCTGTCTGGTAACGCCGATTCAAAACGGCTGCTGGCTGGCAATCGCAACGCTCTGCCTGTTATCGCAAATGGGGGGCGCCTACGCCGCGCGTTCGTTCGCCGGCGAGAAAGAAAGCGAAACCTGGGACCTGCTCATCACCACCACTTGCCGCAATGGAGACCTGCTGAAAGGAAAACTGCTCGGCGCTCTTCAACCCTGCCTGACGCGCGGCGCCGCCATGTTTTGGATTCCCGCAGCGCTGTTCGCTTTCATTGACCTCTGCATTTCACTATTCAGTTATAGCAACATGCCGGGCATTGGCGTCCCGGTCAGTCATCAACTGGTTTACGCAACAGTAATCACGGTAAATGTGTGTCTGGTTTGTGCGTTGGGTTTATTTTTTTCGTCGATCAAACGAAGCGTCAACCAAGCCTTGTTATGGACGTATGGAACCATCGCGGCCTATTATTTCGGGCCGTTATTTTTTTACGCAATCATACATGGAAGCGCACAGAATCTTTTCATCACTTACATCAGCCCGTTGGCCGTATTGGGACGGGTTGGATCCACGAAAGGAATTCCACCAGAAGAAGCCTACACGCTGCCTGTCACCATCTTATTTGAGCCGATTCAGATACTCCCCTTGGTCGCAATTCATGTCGTTGTAACCGCGCTTATAGCCATTGCATTACTTAAGAAGACGCAGTGGCAGTTAAATCAAAATCGCTAGATTACAAATCCAAATACACACCCACGCAAAAGTAACCACGCAGCCAGTCTTTACCGCAACGAAGACAAGCGCAACCCAACCGCAAGGCGTTCTTGAACTATGGCAATACAATCTCCGTTTCGATGCGCCCGCCCTTGAGCGAGTCAACAACCACTTTCGCTTTGCCGCGCCCGGATACAATAAACTGCACCCGCTCAGAATCGAGCCCCGAAATGCGGTCTAACATCAGGCGTTCAGGCCGCGCTTTGACGGCTTCGACGCGATTGAAATATTGGTCGATGACCCGACCGCCGCTGATGACTTCGACGCCCTTGCCGGACAGCGTCACCAAATCGGCGCGATTGATGTTGTGTTTAATGTCCTGCTGTAATCGCGTCGGGATCATGCCCTGGTTGCGCACTTCGACCCAGACTTTCGCGAGGCCGTCGCGCAGCGGTTCCACTTTGATTTCACCGAATTCAA
The DNA window shown above is from Candidatus Hinthialibacter antarcticus and carries:
- a CDS encoding ABC transporter permease subunit, whose protein sequence is MLKGIFRWLYSWVDFFRRNLAQNPILSRELIRYLRQTRSFVLLGCILLGGAVLLIWMWSTPSNNLSPVGRRLFYATVGGEILVLLLLLPGYAAQSFITERERNTLALLLTTPLGEERIAAGKLASVLGVIALILFATYPLIAVCLARGGVAPWEVLLAGVGALTGAFIISSFALYFSLIAKTLFRAVMLTQMSLLTIYIGGMFFTFMLLSAVVLVLSLISMAVPGIQATFAVIAVVAAVCIIIPFTLLIPLGMFKLTASKLRSIGGDLANSKGYDQEVAFQFGQDVVSEPIGTPRSKWNVPDNANAFYWREKMSNAVSSPFLAMPSWYIVAILVYHLCLVTPIQNGCWLAIATLCLLSQMGGAYAARSFAGEKESETWDLLITTTCRNGDLLKGKLLGALQPCLTRGAAMFWIPAALFAFIDLCISLFSYSNMPGIGVPVSHQLVYATVITVNVCLVCALGLFFSSIKRSVNQALLWTYGTIAAYYFGPLFFYAIIHGSAQNLFITYISPLAVLGRVGSTKGIPPEEAYTLPVTILFEPIQILPLVAIHVVVTALIAIALLKKTQWQLNQNR